In Legionella cincinnatiensis, the DNA window TTTGGGCATGCTTATATGCACTATTCTCAATGGCTAGGGAGTGCTTCAAATTATTAAATACTATTTGGATAGGAAAATGTACTGAATTATTCATTTATATAACTCCTTATCTCACATACAATACATATTGTATAGGGGTTGTTAAAGCTACGTTCTTTGTTTGGCTTCTTTTTGTTGTTGAAGCTTAATGACATCAACTACGTTAGCCATGTTTTCAGCTAGAATTTCAATAAAATCATCTAGAGTAATAATTCCTACGAGTGCTTTATCATTATCAACAACAGGGAGACGACGTATTTTTTTTGAATGCATTAATTCTAAAGCATCTAATAAGTTGTCATTTTCAAAGATACTGTTAAAAGGTTCAGTGATAATATCTTTAATGAGTATAGATTCGGGAGAGATTCCTGCTGCCATGACTTCAATGACCAAATCACGATCAGTGACAATACCTATAGGAGTTTTTTTATTCTTTTGTTCTTCAAGCAAAACTAAATCACCAACGTGGTAATGGCGCATGAGTTCTGCAGCATTCTTTACTGATTCATTGCAATTGATAACTACTACATCCCTGTTACAGTATTCTCCAACTATCATAAGCTCTCCCCAAAATAATCATTGTTTTAGTTTTGATTAATACTCGCATTTAGTGATCTGCGAGTGTTTCTAATTTTAAACCGCAATTGATTGCGGGGAATGGTAAAGAAATAGCTTCATTACTGTTTTAAGTATAGTATATAAAACCGTAATAGGCAGAATAATCCCATCAACGCTCATTATTCATGATTTGTTAATAGAAATTTCCTAAAAATCAACTATATTAAAAAATAATACTTGTTTAAATAAAGTAAAGGGTTTTCTTAAACTCTGAAGAAGAAGGAACAATAACATGTTAACAGGAGTTTTTATTTTTTTTATTATAGCTATTGGTTCGGGATATTTGGGATATAATGGCACAGATCCAACAGCGATACGCTATGCAAAAATAGTCTTTTATATTTCTTCGATTATTTTCCTGATATTACTTATTACCTACTTCTTTTATCCAGCAGCAGCACCACCTCCAGCAGTACCTAAAAATCCGCTTGTATAAGCTTGAGACAAAGATAATTTTAGTTCTTTGTCTTAGATAGAGAATTACAAGCTCTGGATGTTGATTGGCAATATATCCTAAGTGGATATTGAGTTGATATTAGGTTCATTTTTGCAAAATTTAAAATGAATGAATAGTTGATTGATCAAGAAAAATAATGTGCCTAATCCCAATGAAAAAAATAGATTTTTCTTGAGCAACATTAAAATAAAAATGATGAGTATCGCTCGTGAAAACTCTATTGTAAGGATTTTTTTGCCATTGGCTACCGCTCCAAGTTCATAAAGGGTGAATAGGATTAATAGTCCAATTAACCATGAGCTCATTGCATTTGGATTAAAAATAAAAGATAAATATCCATATAAAATAATCGCAAATGAAATATTTATAAGCATGTATAATCGAGGCGATTGATTGCTTTTCTGAAAAGCAATTTTTTTTGAAACGATGGAGTGTTGTTGTTTTAAACGATGAAGAATCCACTCTGGGGGCATAAAAAAGGCGCGAACAACATCCAGTTTACTTTGTAAGTTCTTACCATAATATAAAACATCCTTGATGACTTTGACATTGGCATAAAAAGGATTCCATGAATCTAAAGGTTCAGTAACACCATATTCAGCAGGAGTATTTTCAGGTTCGAAGGTGCCAAACAACTTATCCCAAATAATCAAGCTTCCAGCATAATTTTTATCTATATATTGTGGGTTTTTGCCATGATGTACTCGGTGGTGAGAGGGAGTATTAAATATTTTTTCAAACCATCCCATTTTTTTTATAGATTGGGTATGAATCCAAAATTGATAAATAGTATTTAGAGATGATACCGTAACAAACATAGAAGTAGGAAAACCAATTAAGGCCAAAGGTAGATAAAAAACCCAAGAGGTTAAGGTCTGGAAATAGCCCTGACGTAAAGCAACCGTTAAATTGTAATATTCACTTTGGTGATGAACGGAATGACCTATCCAAAAAAAATTACATCGGTGGCTTGTCCGATGAAACCAATAATAGCAGAAATCAACCCCTAGCCAGAGCATAAACCAGGCGATAATAGAATGAGAGTT includes these proteins:
- a CDS encoding DUF1328 family protein, encoding MLTGVFIFFIIAIGSGYLGYNGTDPTAIRYAKIVFYISSIIFLILLITYFFYPAAAPPPAVPKNPLV
- a CDS encoding sterol desaturase family protein, which translates into the protein MDINLTVFAAPIFLILIGIEVLVAYYRKSNAFQFNDSINNLSSGILEEIASLPVRGLIIFSYYYLYEHHAYFHINSHSIIAWFMLWLGVDFCYYWFHRTSHRCNFFWIGHSVHHQSEYYNLTVALRQGYFQTLTSWVFYLPLALIGFPTSMFVTVSSLNTIYQFWIHTQSIKKMGWFEKIFNTPSHHRVHHGKNPQYIDKNYAGSLIIWDKLFGTFEPENTPAEYGVTEPLDSWNPFYANVKVIKDVLYYGKNLQSKLDVVRAFFMPPEWILHRLKQQHSIVSKKIAFQKSNQSPRLYMLINISFAIILYGYLSFIFNPNAMSSWLIGLLILFTLYELGAVANGKKILTIEFSRAILIIFILMLLKKNLFFSLGLGTLFFLINQLFIHFKFCKNEPNINSIST
- a CDS encoding CBS domain-containing protein gives rise to the protein MIVGEYCNRDVVVINCNESVKNAAELMRHYHVGDLVLLEEQKNKKTPIGIVTDRDLVIEVMAAGISPESILIKDIITEPFNSIFENDNLLDALELMHSKKIRRLPVVDNDKALVGIITLDDFIEILAENMANVVDVIKLQQQKEAKQRT